A genomic stretch from Candidatus Bathyarchaeota archaeon includes:
- a CDS encoding LamG domain-containing protein, producing MGDNPGPDRKPFDGIIDEVSIFNRALSIEELDNLDDTEKAICYMGDATNQYGVILDAFHVKSPVYTTGSGFVPNSLVNLYITTDQAWTDGMAITAPIRTITVQAGASGNLGPVMVWASADFGHYDLIFDTDQNGQYDIGTNLIGFDVVDHPNHPGFSVSSLLTSSAVGGFYAPVNSLIVLAPYMIAALFIGIIASIITVRRKKRD from the coding sequence ATGGGGGACAACCCTGGTCCAGATAGAAAACCTTTTGACGGAATAATAGATGAAGTATCTATCTTCAATCGAGCACTGTCTATAGAAGAGTTAGATAATCTGGATGATACAGAGAAGGCGATCTGTTATATGGGTGATGCGACCAACCAATACGGAGTGATCTTAGACGCTTTTCATGTAAAAAGTCCTGTATATACGACAGGCAGCGGTTTTGTTCCTAATTCATTAGTCAACCTCTATATAACCACTGATCAAGCTTGGACTGATGGAATGGCCATTACAGCACCAATACGGACGATCACCGTGCAGGCTGGCGCCTCAGGAAATCTAGGTCCGGTAATGGTATGGGCAAGTGCAGATTTTGGTCATTATGATTTGATCTTTGATACTGACCAGAACGGTCAGTATGATATTGGGACTAATTTAATCGGCTTTGATGTAGTTGATCACCCTAACCATCCAGGATTTTCAGTCTCAAGCCTTCTCACTTCATCTGCAGTTGGAGGCTTCTATGCTCCTGTAAATAGTCTTATTGTACTTGCGCCTTACATGATTGCAGCACTATTTATTGGAATCATTGCTTCGATTATTACTGTTAGAAGAAAAAAAAGGGATTAA